The sequence TGATATCATCTACGGGGGCTCTTCTCCCACACCTCCTTCCCATGTACTCCCTGACCTTTCTGCCATAGTCATTGCAGGTGTTTCTTATGTAAGAGAATTTTCTTAGTAAGGGTGACCAACTTCCAGCTACTGTACATCTTTTGACTTCATTTCTCATGGCCTTCTGCCAATTGATGGTCAACCCTTTTCCCATTGGCCAAATGAAACATTGTATCAAAACAGTCAACACTCCCCAGAGGCAAGAGGCCTTCACGTGACACCCTTTACTGATGGTCTTGTTCACTTCACAGCCACCTGTTGTCTGGTGGAAAATTACCAACAAAATATGCTCAGTGGCCAAGTAAACTTGCTTGACCCTTATAGTTACATAGGCCAAGAGGCCTCACAACACTTCTAGATTTTATAGTAAGCAAACAAATTctacaattgttttctattggatggataaaatactccatcataacCTGTTTGCGTCTATCGCTATGGTACTTACCTTTTTTACTTGCGTCAATACATTTCCTGTTATTACATATATTCctgtatttacatatatttatatagcgcttttttataatgcagattgtgtcaaagcggCTTTATATTGATAACAGGTATATAATTTtagctgcacagcagctcttaaagaaaatggtgtaaTTCTCCAGCTTAAAAGTGCATTAAGTGGTATTTGAACTACgttgttggacattgttgatatttgaaatcaaacaaaacaaacacacccctctcttcattgcaccTCCAAAACTCAAACTCCAATACTAACCACCATGCCCCAAGTTGGACTCGAACCATTGCCCGATCGATGCTGGCATGTAGGGCAAATGCACTATAAATGACActaaacacctcattctctaCCAGTCGTCAGTGTGCAGTTATTTAACTGCAGAACTCTGACcatctggcctctgttacacatgcaatgcaagtggatgtctgtttatcacagctgatgcgcaacaaaatgcttaatgaaaaataaaacgcAGTTGATGAACAAATGACaaggaagcaaaaaaaaattaaaatacagtacacaagaCTAAACACAAAGTGTTCATTGTTAGtcgcaaacagcacagcagcttcagaaaatcaaatcaaaacccAGTGTACTCACAGTTTTCAGGCGTTCTCTCTTAGCACTGGAAATATTTTCTAATATAACCCGGTCCTAAAGCACTTGCCCAGGCATAAACCTTAATttcagtgatattcttttgagctgttttttttttttttttttggttattgTGTCCCATTTCTCATtctgcagggttttttttttttttttccctttttttcaaATCTCACTCTTGCTCGTTCTCTTTCCTCGATGGTCGTATGTCCCCtgatgctgattggttagacgtttgttgttggACTTGGCCcaactaacttccaaacagtgtatttgaaatatCACTGAGTCCccctttaagtaaattcagtattgattcaacATATGTGCAGCATACGTCATCTTTACAGGATATGGTATACACTACACTTGAGTGCACAGCatgcttttttgtgttttaatgtCACCTTATGTAAACTTTATGGCCCCTAGAGATTTTCCAAGATCAACAATTTTCTACTTTTTGTTACATCTTTTCTTATAATTTAAATCTTTATCAAATTGTTTGGAGAAGACCACTCCATTTCTCTTGACACAACCAAAGTAGataataaaagtaaatgtaatgtttttttgtttttttttaatcaacaggGAAAAAACAAGGACTTCAGAACAGAACTCAGACCAGATCAATACCAACAACAAAAGACtaaaaaaatgaatctattTCGCAGACTTCAACTTGAAAGCAGGCACTTCAATAAACTGAGAGCTGCAGATGTTCTTCAGATAACTGAATATTCATTACAGACTCATGAATCTTGTGCTGAAGAAGAGCTGGTTCAGATTTTCATACAGAAACTACTGATGATGAACTACAGAGCAAGATACATTCATGTTAGGGATCCCAATGAACATGATCACACACAACAAAGAGGCATTGACTTTTTTGAAGATGAGGGTGATATATTCAAATCAATCGTTTTGTCCAACACAAGAACAAGTCAATCTGAGCGAATCCACCCATTGGATGTTCAGATGTCCGTGTTTCATTGTTCTGATGGTTTCCTGAAGCAGCTGATAGTCACTAAACTGTCCCAGTGTCAGTACGCTCTGCCTCTGCTTGTTCCTGATCCATTCACACATCAGATTGAGTTTCCTCTCTGGACATTCAGACAAATCAACAAGAGCTGGAGGATCAGAAACACCAGCAATGAGATCATTAGTCAAATCCAGCCAATCTACAAGGCAAAAACTCCAGTGGTGTTTTTCTTCAGGTTTGGCTATGTGTCTTCATCCAAGTCAGAGATGATGAACAGTCTGATCAATGAGAGACACAACACATTCTTCCACAGGAACTGCCCAGGCAGCAGCAGAACCAGAGTCCTGATGGATGGAGTGGTGGAGATCGCCTGGTTCTGCCCCTCTGGGAAAAACACGGATAAATTCAGTGAGTGTGTTTCGTTCTGTAATCTACACGGTGATGCAGGAGACCATGAGAAACAGCTGCAGATCCTCACTGAAATGAGCTCAGTCAATGTTGTTCTTCTACCACAACTTCAGAGGAACAACAAAAGTGCAACAACaatccaaaaactgtacaaaaaacaaaagccaCTAATTTGTCTTCTTACTGAGGATGAATCTGCCCTAATTGAGATGAAGAAAGGGAAATTCAAAATTGGTCTAAAAGACAGAAATCAGTCAGATGTTTCTGAAGAAATCAGAACAATCATAAATGAGTGTCTCTCAGAATCATCTTCCACTTTCAGACTTGAAGATGTGTCCAAACACTCAGACATCAGAGTAGATGAGGAAGATGATAAATACTGCAGGAGAGGAAGAGCAGCAGCACAGCAGATGATGAGTTTACTGGAGAAGAAAGAAGTGACAGAAATCAAAGAATTATTTCTGCCTCATCAGGGGAAACTGTGGCATCAGTGGAGTCAGAAGAACAAAGAACTGCATCGACCTCAAGGATATGAGATAGAAATGGACATCAGTAGAAAACATTCAGAAATGAATAAAATTCGTAAAAAGCAGCACGAATCTGACATCAGTGATTTTATGAAGTTCTTTATTAAAGAAATGAACTCAGGTGATTGTTATGAGAAGACATTTTTCCTTAAATGCCTTGGAATCCTCTTGGATGAATATACATCAGCTGACCTTTCTGCTCTACACCACAAGTATAATGAAAAATGGTCAAGTGTTGTAAAACTTAAAAAGGATCATGATAAATCTGACCAGCTTAAGACTGAACAGACAGAACTTGAGAGAATATCTGACAAACTTCAAGCTGCAACCTTTGGTTTGGAGCACATCATGAGGGAGATCAGTCAGATCTATGAATCATGTTCATCAGTGAAGAAGAACAAGAAAGACCTGCAGGTTCACTTCTCTTCTCTCCCGAGTCTTGCAGCAGAGATGATGATCTCTGGATTTCCACTGGAGCTGATGGATGGAGATGCTGCTCACGTTCCTCTGATCTGGATCTCTGCTGTTCTAGATGAACTCATCCAGAAACTGGAAGACCAGAGAGTCTTTGTGCTGTCAGTTTTAGGGATTCAGAGCTCTGGGAAATCCACCATGCTGAATGCCATGTTTGGACTCCAGTTTGCCGTCAGTGCTGGCAGGTGCACCAGAGGAGCTTTCATGCAGCTGGTCAAAGTATCAAAAGAgatgaaaaaacaaataaagatcGACTATATTCTGGTTGTTGATACTGAGGGGCTTCGTGCTCTAGAACTGGCTGGAAGATCAACAAGAGGTCATGACAATGAATTGGCCACATTTGTTGTTGGTCTTGGAAATCTGACATTGATAAACATCTTTGGAGAAAATCCTTCAGAGATGCAGGACGTTCTTCAGATAGTTGTTCAGGCCTTCCTGAGGATGACGAAGGTCAGACTGAATCCcagctgtgtgtttgtgcatcagAACGTTTCAGATGTCACAGTTGGAGAGAAAAACATGGAGGGAAGGAGACGACTGCAGGAGAAACTGGATGAGATGACAAAACTCGCTGCTGAAGATGAAGTCTGTGATGCAGAACGTTTCAGTGATGTCATTAGATTTGATGTTGATAATGATGTGAAGTATTTTGCTCAGCTGTGGGAGGGCAGTCCACCCATGGCTCCACCAAACCCAAACTACTGTGAGAATATTTATGAACTGAAGGAAACTATTATGTCTCATGCAGCAAAATCACATGGAATGACACTGAAAAATGTAATAGTGCGTATTAAAGATCTCTGGGAGGCTTTACTGAATGAACGATTCGTCTTCAGCTTCAGGAATTCTCTGGAGATCTCAGCCTACAGGAAACTGGAGGGAGAATACAGCAAGTGGTCCTGGAGTCTTCGCAGTGCCATGATGGAAACTGAGAACAAACTACacaacaaaatagaaaatgaagTGATTCATGAGGTTAAGGAAACCGATCTTCAAAAAGAACTGAAGGAGACATATGAAGAAGTGAAGAAATCAATGTCTGAATTATTTGAGAAAGATAAAGATGCAGATATACTGATTCAGTGGAAAACATCatttgaaatcaaaatcaaagaGCTTCAGGGAAACATTGTGAGAGAAACAAAGAGGAAATTAAATGAGGTTCTTCAGCAGCGAGACCTGAAGAAAAAGATTGATGCTCAGAggataaatcatgaaaacactCTCTATGAAAAGAGCAAAGAACTCGCCTTAAAACTcaaagacaaaacaaatgatGAAGAAACACTGAAGAAAGAGTTTGATTTGTTCTGGGAAAAGTGTGTGAACAATATCATCAGAGACACTCCTGCAATCAGAGACATTGATGTAATGAGAGATGTGAGAGTGATCCTCTATGACGCCTATGGAAGTGTTCCTGTAGACCACAACAAGAAGAGCAGGGATATATTGACTGTGCTCAGTTATTCAGATTATGTACAGTTTAAGAAGTCAAGAAATATTATCATAAATTCCATTAATTCaactaaaaaaatgtttggtcatGCTCTCTGTAAAGTGGGTGAAGCTCAAGTTAGATCATTAGTCACAGATGTTGTTCAGCAGACAGAAAAAATGATTCAgtcatttaacatttcaaaaatTGGCTACAACGTCAGCTACATTCAACAACTCACAGACTACATCAAGAAGAGAGTAACAGAACATCAGGACGGACAGGTGAAATATTTGTTCAAGAATGAATTCTTCATGGATTTGGTTCTTTACATCTGTGAGAGATCAAACAAGATCATCACTGACCAACACAGACTGTTCAGAGAAGACAATGATCCTGTAATACATCTTGAGAAGAAGAGAGGagattactatagtattttccAGAAATACTGTCATGGAGCAACATCAGCTGTTATTCTTGGTGAGATCATCAGTCAGAAACTGAAAGAGCCCATTGAGCAGAGTGTCTACAAGAAGACTGCCAGAGATCTGGCAGATGAAATGAGATCAAACTGTGAATCACTGAATGGAAACAGATCAAATCTGGAGAAACACATCCTGAAGACACTGGCAGAGAAGGAGGATTTTGACAAATACATGGACTACATTCATAAACCCAGAGATCACTTCAAGAGATCcatcagagctgaagtcagtcGGTACATCACTGATAagttcagtgtcagtgttttacCCAAGATGAAGGAGAACTCTGAACTCCTGCAGCAGAAGATCATGAAAGCAGCACATGAATCTACTGAACATGTTCAAGAGAACAGAGGAGATGCTGGTTTGTGGTTGAAGAGTTTCACACAGCAGATCTCAGATGAGCTGATCTTCTCTGAAAAAGACCTCAGTGGAGTCAAACAtgatgatgttgatgatttCAACCTTCTAGAAGATTTGTTAAGAAAAGAACTTACTGTTATAATGGATAAGATCAGCAGTAGATTCAACATCAAGTCTTTCCCAGTAAAACTGGACTATATGTTCAGACCAGATGAGCTTCTGATTGATCACTTCTGTCAGTGCTGTTGGATTCGGTGTCCGTTCTGTAAAGTCATCTGCACCAATACTATAGAAAACCATGATGAAGATCACAGTGCTCCTTTCCACAGAGTAGATGGAGTAAGCGGTGCTAAATTCAGGGGTACAACAAACTTATCTGTTTGGATCTGCACATCATCTGTTGCAAGCAACAATCGATATTTTTATCCCAGTGCCTCAGATGATACAGTCCCATATAAAGATTACAGAAGTGCAGGAGAAGTTTTTGCAAAGTGGAGCATCACTCCTGATCTCTCTGAACTGCCCTACTGGAAGTGGTTTGTGTGCAGATTCCAGAAAGATCTGGAAGAATactacaataaaacatttgaggGGAGTGGTGAGATACCAGATGAATGGAGAAGATACAGAAAAAAAGACGCTATCGAGAGTTTGGATCAATACATGTAATGGAGCAGATGAAGAATGAGACTCTTGCGTCTCCTCTCAGATTCAGATCACAGTCAGACATGAGTTTCTCTGACATTCATCAGGGAATCTGAGCTCATCTTGTAGTAGTGGCTTCTTTTGCCTCTGTGAAAAACCACTCTTCAAGACTTAAAATCAAGAATAAAGTTGGTCTGCAGATCACAACTTGTTTTGTTCACTTGTAATAAAACCTGGCATCAAAAATCCAGATGGAACTGGAAAGGAGCAGAAGAGTGGAAGACCATACCGGCTGACTCGGTGagcaacacaaacacaaacctaGAGACCTAGAGAAGGTAAGCAGTTTTTTGCTTCCTTAAATAGATTGTGTTGGTTGCCAGAGTTTGCCCGGTGGGAAGGACACTTAATAGGCTCctccaaattaaaaaaaaaaaaaaaaaaaaaaaaaaaaacaagcaagaaATGGGTTTTTGATTCCAGAAAGAAAATTGCATACAATGGTCTGTATTTACTGTTAAGTAGGCCTTGAGATTAAAAGGTgcacataaaaaataataataatataagaaaATTCCTAGGTGATTAAGAAAATTCATACTGTTACCGCTCTGTTGTGTTAAGGTCACACATATGGTTAAATGGTCTGTCATGATGAGGAAGTGACAGATGGATGCACGGATAGCCAAAAatcctgtttttcttttttactgtgTTGTGTCAGTAAAAGAGCGAGTAGAACTGACTGACAGGTGTAGTGTTTGTGTGAGTATATCTGTGATTGAGACTGGGTGAGACAATAAACTCTGTATCTTGTGGCCGGTGGCCGTGCCTCTCTTGGACTGTCACTTGAGAGTACCTGGACAGAGGTGTGCAGTTATTGTCACACTTGAGAGTATGAGCCCTAAAAAATAAAGGGACAAGAATGTATGAGATTAGGTATGCATGAGATTATTATCCCCATATCATAATAAAGGGATTGGTATGAATTTTGTGtattaaaaattaaaggtgAAAGAAAACAGAATAATTGTTTCAATATATTGGCATACTGTTATAGtaggaaataaaatatatgtttatcaTTTAAATCTAAGGATATAAATAAATGGTgataaaatcattttcattttttgtgtgcTAAGTAGTGAAAGAATAAAAACATAGCTTGTCTGAGATAAAACAGCTGTTATTGTTGTTTGGCACTATTTGGATGCAGTGatcctaaaaatatatttacaaaataatggAAGTTTGTAAAGATCACattatttgaacaaataaaattgTCCATAATCCAAAAAGTGACATATTGACTGATTTTTCTTAAAGATAGAGTTTGTTTTGTTATAGGAAATATCATAGCAGCCACGCCTGTGGAAACGTTACCCATTGCGCAAAGAACTAATAGATGAGATctcaaataaatgacaaaagagaACCAGAGATATGATGACAAAATGGCCAAAGGAAGGGAGgaaactgacataaaaattacaaaattacaaaattaaaggCAAGAGTAAAAAGAGTAAAAAGAGATaaacaaaaagagaaaatggAAAAGAAGTACTGGCACTGTTCAAAAAAGAAGgggaataaatgttgaaaaatataAGACAGGCAAGAAAAGAATTGAAAGATGCAGACAAAGacacaaagaaaaaagaagaggTGCTAACGGAACCACCACCATATTTACCCCCAGAAGGTCAGTTCCCAATACTTAAAGGAACTGTAGAAGTATCAAGGCCCAGTAAACCCTTGGGGAGGTCTAAATCAAGGATATTAGGGATGCCCAGAGAATCCTATAGGGGAGAGTCAGCTTCCAATTTAAACAACTAATGCTGATCAAGAACCTATGATGCAGGTTAAAGTAGAAGGCAAAACCATACCGATGTTAGTAGACAAAGGACTTGTGTAAATTCAAATTATGCCTCATATCTCCCTTGTctgtaaaatttacaaaaacagtAGGATTCTCGGGACAAATGCAGCTGATTCCTGGTATGAAATCAGACTCCTGTTAATCTGTTAGTTAGAGATGCATTATGTAAATTAAGGCTTCAAATTTAGTGTTCTCCAGAGGGAGTGTATTTAGACATGCAAGAAACAGGATCTCAAATTATGATTTCTGAGCCAAGAGCAAATTTCTACTGGATAGGGAAAATAGAAAATTATGTGttacaaacaataaataaatggggAAAGTTTATTGAAGCACAGATACCTAAAGCGCAGTTATCAAAATCAGAATTTCACAGTACAATGACATATGATTCTGAGAGAGATgtaaaaatagaaaagaaatAGCAGAAAGGAACAAAGGACAAAAGGAAGGGCAAAAATTGAAATGCAATAGGTAAACAGGGAGCAGCTTTGAGTATAACTGAGAGTGTTCAATGTACCAGATTCTGTTCCACAtgtgaatgaggcatttatatagccctttcatatgtactactgtacacccaaagcgctttacaatcatgtcaggggtctctcctcatccaccaccagtgtgcagcatccacttggatgatgcgacggcagccacagtacaacggcgccagtgcgctcaccacacaccagctgaaGGTGGAggggagagagagtgaaagagccaattcaatggatggggattattaggaggccgtgattggagggaatttggccaggacaccggggttacacccctactctttacaagaagtgccatgggatttttaatgaccacagagagtcaggacctcggtttaacgtctcatccgaaggacggtgcttgttacagtacagtgtccccgtcactatactggggcgttaggacccacacagaccacagggtgagcaccccctgctggcctcactaacacctcttccagcagcatgTGTCCTTATATTTAGGAAAAAATTGGGAAGCAAAAGATTTAGGACTAATGATGAAAAAAGCTAAACAGTGGCAGTGGGAGACAATAGTAAATCCATTGATTTTTCATTTGCTGACAAGAATTACATCATAATTGTATGTGGTACTTCACTGATGGGCACTCCTCAAGAAgtagtaataaaaaataaaaaaatacaaacgcAGATGGTAACAACACCCAAATAGACAGAGACTAATGCTGAGCTGTTTAAGGATGTGGAGTGTCAGGTACCAAAAGAGTTATGGTCTCAATATGATACAGATGTAGGTTTGGTAAAATCAGCCATCCCAATAAGAGTACAGCTGAAGCCATTTTCACGCCTACCCAGACAATTTCAGTATCCTTTGAGACCTGAGGCTGAAACAGGCATAAAAACATGACTGAAGTTCTAGTGAAAGCAGGAGTATTAATAGAAACAAACAGTAACTGTAACACTCCAATTTTGCCAGTGATCAAAGCAGACAAAGCTAAATGGCGCTTCGTTCATGACTTATGAGCAATTAATTATATAGTTGAGGATTTGCCAGCTAATGTTCTAAACCCACACACGCTGTTGACAAATGTCCCTACTGATGCCAAATGCTTTACAGTGAATGATTtatgtaatgcattttttagCATTCTGGTGGCAGAAGAAAGCAGATACTTGTTTGCATTCGCATATGCTGGTAAACAATATACTTATACTAGAATGCTATTAAACACTCACCACATATATTTAAACACCACATATATTTAATCAGGTTCTTAAATCTGATTTAGACAACCTTATGATAGACAGTACTCTGCTATAATCTGCTATaatgaaggcggcagatccttttcctatttagcacctaaactctggaacaatcttcctagcattgttcgggaagcagacacactctgtcagtttaaatctagactaaaaacacatctctttgctcttgcatacacataacacattatcaatacattaacatttttcaaatccgttaaaggattgttacgctgcaataattaggtcggccggaaccaagaacatttcctataacactagatatacctgtacatcagaataagaatggcatctacgctaatatcagtctctctgcttatcctgaggtttgccgggtgctggatccaggccgtatccagatcagatggagaacctgtgtctggacctgactacaacgtagcccaggagacaatgggcctacagatccagttctggctgcatctataattcagatttttaatccccgtatccgcttacatatatttatatataatctatttttaatctctataataaaaatgtataattcagattttgatctccatatccatttacatatattatatatatcttccaaggggttttttccctcctaggacttttttcccagtgttagcacgctgggtttttctcctagggggttttttccacccctgggagtcagccgacattggcttaatgtagcaccatcttgtatatgttacatattaccacgcttgcttgtacagcttattttttatccacttctcttttttctgtgcttctaatatgtaaagctgctttgaaacaattaccaattgtaaaaagcgctatataaataaatttgacttgacttgacttgactatgattggatatgattggattgtgcgataaatcccgcctcttgttgaCGTGCGTGTTCCGCGCGTCAGTTTCACTGAACAAATGATGGCGTCAGTGGGAAGACTAAtcgaaaagtaagtaaacagatcacagTTAGATATCACTGCTTTATGTCACATCAAAAttaaacttgaaatggactgaaaacatgACTGCAGGGTTTTTAGTGCAATGAGCttggtgaaataaaaaatacaattggtgtctgtgacagactgtgtttacggagcatgactgataatccaaaataaaagaaaaaacgaaatacacaaataaatatattgttattgcctttagttattattttggaatgaatgtagaaatgcttaaaacactaacttgatgagattgacttggttttgataaatagaacatttattacaatacattgttaaggtaaaattacaaaatataattgtatttggtttctttttttcttttttgatgtactgtaatgtaatgttcatttaacaaggaagatgtgtcaaaattaagagtaatgcacatgaatttacaatgattcataaaaaaaaacaccactgcacgccactgatatatatattatatatatattatatattatatatatattagtggtgGTCATAGATTAAtttctttaatctagattaatctagattaatctagattaaaatggctcatttgaattctgccgAAGACATTCAGAATATGTGAGCTACCCAAATGCGTCCCAATaggcgtacttatgcactattctatgacgttttaagtataaatagtgcgagtagtgcgttcacacagaaaattccaaaaagaaaaagtgtactttaaatacccggatgatgcactaaattaatggaaaaaatgaagtgtggaatgtttGACACTTCGttcactcaactgtcgcagctgtaattacgtagtggag is a genomic window of Megalobrama amblycephala isolate DHTTF-2021 linkage group LG3, ASM1881202v1, whole genome shotgun sequence containing:
- the LOC125264064 gene encoding interferon-induced very large GTPase 1-like; this encodes MSQSITEMVNTCETCRTHQKRQTREPLLPHSVPERPWQKIDVDLFTFGQQEYLLLVDYYSKFIEITDLNSARVNSKLLQKSGSFLTKHQAPTMLNRIEWLKEEYKLMLKKAKADGKDPYLSLLNLRSTPLEDIGASPAQLLMGRRGKNKDFRTELRPDQYQQQKTKKMNLFRRLQLESRHFNKLRAADVLQITEYSLQTHESCAEEELVQIFIQKLLMMNYRARYIHVRDPNEHDHTQQRGIDFFEDEGDIFKSIVLSNTRTSQSERIHPLDVQMSVFHCSDGFLKQLIVTKLSQCQYALPLLVPDPFTHQIEFPLWTFRQINKSWRIRNTSNEIISQIQPIYKAKTPVVFFFRFGYVSSSKSEMMNSLINERHNTFFHRNCPGSSRTRVLMDGVVEIAWFCPSGKNTDKFSECVSFCNLHGDAGDHEKQLQILTEMSSVNVVLLPQLQRNNKSATTIQKLYKKQKPLICLLTEDESALIEMKKGKFKIGLKDRNQSDVSEEIRTIINECLSESSSTFRLEDVSKHSDIRVDEEDDKYCRRGRAAAQQMMSLLEKKEVTEIKELFLPHQGKLWHQWSQKNKELHRPQGYEIEMDISRKHSEMNKIRKKQHESDISDFMKFFIKEMNSGDCYEKTFFLKCLGILLDEYTSADLSALHHKYNEKWSSVVKLKKDHDKSDQLKTEQTELERISDKLQAATFGLEHIMREISQIYESCSSVKKNKKDLQVHFSSLPSLAAEMMISGFPLELMDGDAAHVPLIWISAVLDELIQKLEDQRVFVLSVLGIQSSGKSTMLNAMFGLQFAVSAGRCTRGAFMQLVKVSKEMKKQIKIDYILVVDTEGLRALELAGRSTRGHDNELATFVVGLGNLTLINIFGENPSEMQDVLQIVVQAFLRMTKVRLNPSCVFVHQNVSDVTVGEKNMEGRRRLQEKLDEMTKLAAEDEVCDAERFSDVIRFDVDNDVKYFAQLWEGSPPMAPPNPNYCENIYELKETIMSHAAKSHGMTLKNVIVRIKDLWEALLNERFVFSFRNSLEISAYRKLEGEYSKWSWSLRSAMMETENKLHNKIENEVIHEVKETDLQKELKETYEEVKKSMSELFEKDKDADILIQWKTSFEIKIKELQGNIVRETKRKLNEVLQQRDLKKKIDAQRINHENTLYEKSKELALKLKDKTNDEETLKKEFDLFWEKCVNNIIRDTPAIRDIDVMRDVRVILYDAYGSVPVDHNKKSRDILTVLSYSDYVQFKKSRNIIINSINSTKKMFGHALCKVGEAQVRSLVTDVVQQTEKMIQSFNISKIGYNVSYIQQLTDYIKKRVTEHQDGQVKYLFKNEFFMDLVLYICERSNKIITDQHRLFREDNDPVIHLEKKRGDYYSIFQKYCHGATSAVILGEIISQKLKEPIEQSVYKKTARDLADEMRSNCESLNGNRSNLEKHILKTLAEKEDFDKYMDYIHKPRDHFKRSIRAEVSRYITDKFSVSVLPKMKENSELLQQKIMKAAHESTEHVQENRGDAGLWLKSFTQQISDELIFSEKDLSGVKHDDVDDFNLLEDLLRKELTVIMDKISSRFNIKSFPVKLDYMFRPDELLIDHFCQCCWIRCPFCKVICTNTIENHDEDHSAPFHRVDGVSGAKFRGTTNLSVWICTSSVASNNRYFYPSASDDTVPYKDYRSAGEVFAKWSITPDLSELPYWKWFVCRFQKDLEEYYNKTFEGSGEIPDEWRRYRKKDAIESLDQYM